The sequence below is a genomic window from Candidatus Eremiobacteraceae bacterium.
GCGACGCGCTCGACGAATTCCGCGCGCAAAGCGCCGGCTCGGACACCGTACGCGCGTTGCCGCGACGCATCGTCGGCAATGCGGTGCCCGAGAACGGCCCGTTCGACGAGAACGGCGACGGCGAAGAGGAACGGAAAATAGCCGCCGAGTTGCGCAAGATCCTCGCGCTGCCCACATTACCGGTCTCCGCTACATCGGTGCGAGTGCCCGTTGCCGTGGGCCACTGCGAAGCGATCGCGTTCGGCACGCGAGATGCGGCCACGCGCGATGAAATCGCGAAAGCGTTTCGCGCTGCTCCCGGATTGACGTTCCTCGAGGGCGCTGAGTATGCCACCGCGCTCGATGTGGCGGGCACCGACGACGTGGTGGTCGGACGGCTTCGGCCGGATGCGGCGCATCCCGGCGCGTGGCTGTGCTGGGTCGCATGCGACAACTTGCGCAAGGGCGCAGCGACGAACGCGATACAGATCGTGGAATCCATCGGCGCGGCAGCCGGAAAGATCGCAGTATAAGATGGAAGCGGCGCGCTTAGCGCGGACGATCGTCGTGCAGAAGTTCGGAGGATCATCGCTTGCCACGCCCGAGCTTCGCGAGCTGGCCGCGCAACGCGTGATGGCCGTGCTCGACGCGGGTAAGGCGGCGGTCGTAGTGACATCGGCCATGGGGCGCTTGCCCGCGCCGTATGCCACCGATTCGCTCGCAGCGCTGGCGCCCCGCGCGCAAGCCGGACCCAACCGGGATCTCTTGCTCGCGACCGGCGAGATGATCGCCGCCGGCGTTTTCGCCGAATTGCTCGGCGAGCGAGGCGTGCCTTCCCTCGCGCTCACGGGCGAACAAGCCGGCATCCTCACTGACAAGACGCACGGGGACGCCGCGATCGCCCGCGTCGACGCGGCGCGCCTTCACGCGCTGCTTGCTGCCGGCATCACTCCTGTCGTCGCGGGATTTCAAGGCGCTTCGGCGGACGGCACCATCACAACGCTCGGGCGCGGCGGCAGCGATCTCACCGCCGTCGCGCTCGCAAGTTCGCTCGGCGACGCGAAATTGGAAGTCTTCACCGATGTCGATGGCGTCATGACCGCCGATCCACGGCGCGTCGTCGATGCTCATACCATCGGCGCGCTCACGTTCGAAGAGTTGAGCGAACTCGCGGCTCACGGCGCGCGCGTCATGCACGACAAAGCGGCGGAACTCGCGCACAGCGCGCGGACGCCACTATCGGTGCGCAGTCTTCGAACGGGGTTTGGCACCGAGATCAGCGACGATGCGTTCATCGATCATTCACGTCCGGTGTCGGGCATCGCGACCATGGAAGGCTATACGTTCGTCCACGCGACTCCCGAGGCGGCCGGCGCCAAAAGCGGATGGGAACGCGACGCGTTCAAGAAACTCGCCGACGCGGAAATCAGCATCGATTGCGTGAACGTCAACGCGGCCGGCATATTCTTCATCGTGGCGGACAGGGAGTACGAGCGTGCGCACGCGCTGTTCGAGGATGGGCCGCTCGCTTTACGCG
It includes:
- a CDS encoding aspartate-semialdehyde dehydrogenase, whose translation is MNRPARIAIVGAAGLVGETLLRVLEERGYAPESLALFGGERSAGSMLTAFGKHWPVRALREESDLAGVDVAFFAADAATSTRFAKPAAAGGAIVIDKSSVFRLDPAVPLVVPEVNPGAIAGAHLVANPNCAAIPLAMTLAPIARAFGVAWTSVATYQSVSGAGRDALDEFRAQSAGSDTVRALPRRIVGNAVPENGPFDENGDGEEERKIAAELRKILALPTLPVSATSVRVPVAVGHCEAIAFGTRDAATRDEIAKAFRAAPGLTFLEGAEYATALDVAGTDDVVVGRLRPDAAHPGAWLCWVACDNLRKGAATNAIQIVESIGAAAGKIAV
- a CDS encoding aspartate kinase yields the protein MEAARLARTIVVQKFGGSSLATPELRELAAQRVMAVLDAGKAAVVVTSAMGRLPAPYATDSLAALAPRAQAGPNRDLLLATGEMIAAGVFAELLGERGVPSLALTGEQAGILTDKTHGDAAIARVDAARLHALLAAGITPVVAGFQGASADGTITTLGRGGSDLTAVALASSLGDAKLEVFTDVDGVMTADPRRVVDAHTIGALTFEELSELAAHGARVMHDKAAELAHSARTPLSVRSLRTGFGTEISDDAFIDHSRPVSGIATMEGYTFVHATPEAAGAKSGWERDAFKKLADAEISIDCVNVNAAGIFFIVADREYERAHALFEDGPLALRARRDCAKISIVGAGMRGTPGVVYRVVDALSRAGVPIIHSTDSNITVSVLVPGSQAGVAETALHDHFGLKG